The DNA region CAAGCCCAGCAAGAGGAAAAGAAGCCAAAAGGTAAAAAATGAGCGTGTGAAATTTAAATTCAAAAGGCGTGAATTTTTGCTCTTTGAATTTCTTTTTATCTAAAACGGCACTTAAAACCTCTAAAATAAGGGCATTATGAAAAAGATAATAAAAGGCTAGAAAAAAGGCTACTAAATTCACAAAAGGGATAAAAAATAAAATTAAAGCCAAGAAAAAAAGTGGGATAAATTTCAATAAAATTTTAAACAATTCTAGCAATAAAGCCACATCTCCCATCTTCTCTTTAGGCTCGTGGTGATAATATTTAGCGTTGATTTTAGCAGCAATTTTGGGTGTAAAAAAAGAAAGGATAAAAAGCGAAATAGCACTAGAAGTAAAAATCACAAAAAAACCCACAATTAAAAAATTGAAACTATTGATGATAAAACTCACAAAAGCAAAAGAATAAAGCCAAGCAAAAAAGCCCTCACTTTCTGGAGTAAAAAATGCGTCAAGGTAAGCCTTTATACTCGTAAAAGAATAATAACCCACAATCATCATAAAAGAAAAGCCTATCAAAGTGGAGAGTAGGGCGTATTTAAAAAATTCAAAACGCGTATAGTCTTTAAAACTTAGCCAAAAAATATTCATTAAAGTGCCTCATAACGCTTTTTAAGCTCTTTGTAAATGGCTTCATAGCTTAAGGTTTGGTTTAAAATTTCGTTTAAAATTTCATTATCTTCTTTATCGTTCCATAGTTTTTTATAAAGTCCCTCTTTGTAGCCGTGTGCTTGTCTAAAAGCGTTTAGGACATTTTTTCCAATGTAGATTTTATAAAGATTTTCTAAATTTAGCCCACACTTAGCACAAAGGATAAAAAATGCCGATAAAAGCTCACCTATATCAAAGCCA from Campylobacter upsaliensis includes:
- a CDS encoding EI24 domain-containing protein, with the protein product MNIFWLSFKDYTRFEFFKYALLSTLIGFSFMMIVGYYSFTSIKAYLDAFFTPESEGFFAWLYSFAFVSFIINSFNFLIVGFFVIFTSSAISLFILSFFTPKIAAKINAKYYHHEPKEKMGDVALLLELFKILLKFIPLFFLALILFFIPFVNLVAFFLAFYYLFHNALILEVLSAVLDKKKFKEQKFTPFEFKFHTLIFYLLASFPLAGLVLQLFFVIFLIHLSYQKIYFLSPKLDNFSSST